One window of the Chitinivibrionia bacterium genome contains the following:
- a CDS encoding SpoIIE family protein phosphatase — protein sequence MKKIDKAEKTIAVLIESLDGYYQSGVWNGIKKVSQERNVNVVALLGGSLEVSPSDQYEPNRNVLYEIPKFASIDGIIISGSLCSYISKEKIDKFISGYGDIPIVSILPLSSEIPAATIDNRSGMMQLAIHLTEEHKCSNFAFVSGPENNSEVAERLNTFTETLNLRGLSLPQESIFSGNFDRKSGSDAVLKIAKANGGKIPYDAIVCIDDETAFGVMETLKELGLSVPQDVLVVGFDNTNEGKCAFPPLTSVDQPLRRLGEEALIMLLEKLDGKDISQGVMLRTELVKRHSCGCFFDYDIPKGRVRKALLTSVLTKEKLSKEDLYNKVLEFFLNTHEAGSFDKEQLRGLTYSFCDDVNTQENEMFLKYIRKEFRDTVMKGSKLTKLSQIFRVFWYYAIAHLTRERFAYADMLLSRAGDLRFDMLNQYESAKQLKTRADFLAMFEFKLEISNAECYEGILDVMAKRFPELGFSTFFFVQYKQSSISTFAKTQLVLAVKNGKRVNVAPDTANGILPQLVLDSAKKPFVIVTEPLYFRSNKFGVLYFVLDSRLDCDCSTFEILGKLTSETIHTEQLLRRQKEVQKREHRELESVRHELELGSDIQRSFLPKTIYQPDGFNIAAVYEPAREVSGDFYDIYRLSDDKIVILIADVSGKDVSSALFMALTKTLLEVLTDNCSQNGDTPLKSVLPTNDYVAEYNEKNKGRFMFTTLLFGVLNPHNGVFEYINAGHTPGFLLSADSEIRAELKPTSPAIGICESANFSAQSCVIEKGELLFLYTDGVTDTQNKQKKFYTSKRLRQKLTERKYSSSQDATTAICEDVNGFRKTTDRFDDTTIISIYRME from the coding sequence ATCGACGGAATAATAATAAGCGGTTCGCTTTGCAGTTATATATCGAAAGAAAAAATCGACAAATTTATTTCGGGCTACGGCGACATTCCGATAGTGTCCATACTTCCTTTGTCGAGTGAAATTCCCGCGGCAACCATAGATAACCGCAGTGGGATGATGCAGTTGGCAATCCACCTGACAGAAGAACACAAATGCAGTAATTTTGCGTTTGTAAGCGGTCCTGAAAATAATTCGGAAGTAGCCGAGCGTCTCAACACTTTTACGGAAACATTGAATTTGCGCGGACTATCACTTCCGCAAGAAAGCATTTTTTCCGGAAATTTCGACAGAAAATCAGGTTCGGACGCAGTATTAAAAATAGCAAAAGCAAACGGAGGAAAAATTCCGTACGATGCTATTGTATGTATTGACGACGAAACGGCTTTCGGTGTTATGGAAACTCTTAAAGAACTCGGTTTGAGCGTTCCTCAGGACGTTTTGGTTGTAGGATTTGACAACACAAACGAAGGCAAATGCGCATTTCCGCCGCTGACTTCCGTTGACCAGCCGTTGCGCCGCCTCGGTGAAGAAGCGCTTATAATGCTTTTGGAAAAACTCGACGGAAAAGACATTTCGCAAGGCGTAATGCTTCGCACAGAACTTGTAAAACGCCATTCTTGCGGCTGCTTTTTTGATTACGATATTCCGAAAGGGCGCGTCCGAAAAGCCCTGCTGACTTCCGTTCTTACAAAAGAAAAATTGTCAAAAGAAGACTTGTACAATAAAGTTTTGGAGTTTTTCCTGAACACGCACGAGGCGGGAAGTTTCGATAAAGAGCAACTTCGCGGCTTAACCTATTCATTCTGCGACGACGTAAATACCCAAGAAAATGAAATGTTTTTAAAATATATACGTAAGGAATTTCGCGACACGGTTATGAAAGGAAGCAAACTTACAAAGCTTTCGCAAATATTTCGCGTTTTTTGGTATTATGCCATTGCGCACCTTACCCGCGAAAGATTTGCTTACGCCGATATGCTTTTGTCGCGCGCGGGTGATTTGAGATTTGATATGCTTAATCAATATGAGAGCGCAAAACAACTCAAAACAAGAGCCGATTTCCTTGCGATGTTCGAGTTTAAACTTGAAATTTCCAACGCAGAATGTTATGAAGGAATTTTGGATGTTATGGCGAAAAGATTTCCCGAACTCGGATTTTCCACTTTCTTTTTTGTGCAATATAAACAGTCGTCCATAAGTACGTTTGCCAAGACGCAGCTTGTTCTTGCAGTAAAAAACGGGAAACGGGTGAATGTCGCCCCCGACACTGCAAACGGCATTTTACCGCAGTTGGTTTTGGACAGCGCTAAAAAGCCATTTGTGATTGTTACAGAGCCGCTTTATTTCCGTAGCAACAAATTTGGCGTTTTGTATTTTGTTTTGGACAGCCGTTTAGATTGCGATTGCAGTACGTTTGAAATTCTGGGCAAATTGACTTCGGAAACCATTCATACCGAGCAACTTCTGCGCCGCCAAAAAGAAGTACAAAAACGAGAGCACCGCGAACTCGAAAGCGTAAGACACGAATTAGAACTCGGTAGCGACATTCAAAGAAGTTTCCTGCCGAAAACCATATATCAACCCGACGGTTTCAACATTGCCGCTGTGTATGAGCCCGCAAGAGAAGTTTCTGGCGATTTTTACGACATTTATCGCCTCAGTGATGATAAAATTGTTATACTTATTGCAGATGTCAGCGGAAAAGACGTTTCGAGCGCGCTTTTTATGGCGCTAACCAAAACCCTTTTGGAAGTTTTGACCGACAACTGCTCTCAGAACGGCGACACTCCGCTCAAATCCGTTCTTCCGACAAACGACTACGTTGCCGAATACAACGAGAAAAACAAGGGGCGTTTTATGTTTACCACGCTTCTTTTCGGAGTTCTGAACCCGCATAATGGCGTTTTTGAATACATAAACGCAGGGCATACTCCCGGATTTTTGCTTTCTGCCGACAGTGAAATACGAGCGGAATTAAAACCGACAAGTCCTGCGATAGGAATTTGCGAATCGGCGAATTTTTCGGCGCAATCCTGTGTTATCGAAAAGGGCGAGTTGCTGTTTTTATACACAGACGGCGTTACCGATACACAAAACAAACAGAAGAAATTTTACACGTCCAAGCGTTTGCGTCAAAAACTTACCGAGCGAAAATACAGCAGTTCACAGGATGCTACAACCGCAATTTGCGAAGATGTGAACGGTTTCAGAAAGACAACCGACAGATTTGACGATACTACAATAATAAGTATTTACAGAATGGAATAA